CTACATACTCGTTGGAACCAGGGAGGGCGCTAGAACATGGTATAGTGCGCCTCATGGAGCCGGGAGATGGCTTAGCCGTGGAGACGCTATTAGATCCTATAGTCCTGATAAAGTAGTCGACGAGCTGAGCAGGAAAGGCATAATAGTGAAAGCCGCGACAAGAAGAGTGATAAGCGAGGAAGCCCCCGGTGCATACAAGGATGTAGATAGAGTCGTGCTAGTAGCACACAAGGTTGGAATAGCTAAGCCTGTAGTTAAAATGAGACCTATAGGAGTAGCTAAAGGCTGAGAAACCACCAGTATGTTAATCCATTGTTAACTAGATATCTCCCTGCCAGGATTAAGCTTAAAGCAACACTCTACTACTTTATTCTCACGGGATCCCACTCTAAACCCCCGCCGGCGAGCTTAAAGGCTCCATTAATCACCGTAGCCGCCTGCAGCCGAGCCCCCTCATACCATGAGGAAGTATTCTCAATACCGTAAAAGCTAGATTAACGAAGAGAGGTGGAAATGGTAGCCTCCATGTAGAGGCAGCTAGCTAGACTTAAACCTTATTTAATTCACCGTTATGGTCACTATAGGTGGGCTTCTAGTGGAGTTCACACACAATGAATTTCTATTCAAGCTTTCCAGTAGTAGCCGTCCAAGAGAGGCTATGGTTGAAGTCACCAGGAGATGTAATTTCTCCTGTATCTACTGCTTTAGAAACGAGCTTCCCATGGAATACTTAGCGAGCGATATGAGTAGAGGTACATATGAATTGTTTCTAGAGGATGCTGTGAAGACCGGTATAGTTAAACTAGCTTTTACAGGATGGGGGGAGCCGCTCATTCACCCATTCATCACGGACTTCATTGAGATGGCTAAGAAGCACGGGTTGGAGATTCTCCTCCAGACGAATGGTGCTCTACTAGGAGAGTACAGCTGGGAGCTAGTAGAATTAGACTTGGATGAACTCTATGTAAGCATCGATGTAGGTGTCGGCATGAGGATCGGGGGAGCTATCGAATTAATCCTTGAGGGCGTAGACTTAGTTAACGATGCTAAGAGAAAGCTTGGAAGAGATAAGCCTGTGATTAGATTTCAGTTCACGCTCAACAAGTACAATGTGAGAGGCTTGAAGCAACTGCTTAACATGGCTGCTGCCCACGGAGTCAGGGAGGTTATAGTATCAGACACTATCCCTAGCAATCCAGCGGTAGCTAGCGCCTCCTGCTTCAATAGTAGTGAATGCATTAGTATCATCGAGGAGTATAAGACATACATCATCAATACGGCTTTCACAGAATACACTCTACTTCGACTGCCTAACTTAGAGCTGAAGACTGAAAGACACTGCCCCTTCATGGAGAATAACGCATTCTATCTTACAGTAGAAGGTGATGTAGCACCCTGCCTCTTCTACGCTCATAAGTGGCATCCAATAATAGGAGGTGTTGAGAGGGAGATAACACCTGTTAGATACGGTAATATCCATGAGAAAAGCATCATGGATATCTGGAGGAGCCAGGATTACACGAGATTCAGGTTCAACGTTAAGTATCACCAGCTACCTTCATGCCTAGACTGTCCTCTAGTAGAGGGCTGTGCTCTTACAAGGAGCAATGAAGCTGACTGCTGGGGCAATAAGCCTACATGTAGTTTCTGTCCTTACGCTAGAGGAATATCCTTCTGCCCCCTTTAAACTCGCAGCGCTAATAAAAGTGCTGAATACAGCAGGGGACTCTACCCCACAGTAGTTCGTAGGAGAGAGGTAAGCGGTATTCTACGCCCCATT
This window of the Desulfurococcus sp. genome carries:
- a CDS encoding SPASM domain-containing protein, encoding MEFTHNEFLFKLSSSSRPREAMVEVTRRCNFSCIYCFRNELPMEYLASDMSRGTYELFLEDAVKTGIVKLAFTGWGEPLIHPFITDFIEMAKKHGLEILLQTNGALLGEYSWELVELDLDELYVSIDVGVGMRIGGAIELILEGVDLVNDAKRKLGRDKPVIRFQFTLNKYNVRGLKQLLNMAAAHGVREVIVSDTIPSNPAVASASCFNSSECISIIEEYKTYIINTAFTEYTLLRLPNLELKTERHCPFMENNAFYLTVEGDVAPCLFYAHKWHPIIGGVEREITPVRYGNIHEKSIMDIWRSQDYTRFRFNVKYHQLPSCLDCPLVEGCALTRSNEADCWGNKPTCSFCPYARGISFCPL